Proteins from one Scylla paramamosain isolate STU-SP2022 chromosome 3, ASM3559412v1, whole genome shotgun sequence genomic window:
- the LOC135090570 gene encoding uncharacterized protein LOC135090570, with product MKRLKHLERRLLLDEMEFTPKKQSIPSFNNGRHTPYSSGGQAHYKRLKRINQSGSPRGPYLVSSPQTYSQKRFMTRTERIVNLSTKTAHASECVVTPEKRIIKSSPSPQSTKRPFIAVNSVERVKVSFSSRPSDQDADTPQNTKRPYIAVKTDECPSHLSDRDVDVFDGKSKHNDENDPYNFSSSLDYDTCDKRAKRDDKNSIFSRTSAVKSYPSKKKQVDVSRSRLLADVSPDKVEKGYGPNYKSGAEKENVPAETTRELVSSPESATKRPLVAAKTDECTKVSFPSHPSDRDAVTFDGKKKVSDENDPYNFCSSLDSDTSDKRAKPDIDKENSIFSRTSAVKSYPSKKKQVDVSRSRLLADISPEKVEKAYGPNYKSEAEKENVPAETTTTTTGDLLAAPEPTTTLPHLIGFPNYGNTCYLNSVVQALFGLSPFVGDLQMVSSQLNLPTTSLSSGLNQVLATRKKGQVALVKQSLKTVKENLVRVDGSFSGFKMQDANEFLTRILDTIKDEIDRSHMTTPSPDRSLTSKDEDFDEALFPAIPRCQKLLNTVENNFESEVNIHSKDKSPAVNRKDVDQVQVAQKASLGQETSLAELVSTEPEAESEHMPLSLAQSITPSKQCGEDSLPRNPIKDNFEFQLFESYRCLGCNEVEGKKQEYFGLYVNLPEENNESIQDALSTCMGEDERELKCEKCGHNRSSVVTSVTRLPRILIVQLKRYEYKADQGESIKRSWRVPITRWLNLDDYVCDVTPPSLWSPQSGSITPRASKQTTLTVRNLSSELNVCEGRKEQEEPPACSPSITRPAENPIPVPSSDKEDEELQEVMRRSMDDFGGSREEDEIQQAIRLSLQDLGMSYTHENQNQTSEDQVEEDEAHTVHSEEEVSSHHHAFRLMSVISHFGCTTNTGHYVADVYNCEEKSWFHYDDEAVSKIPESVVLAEGRQKNGYIFFYVHKDIFQEIEKKAGLHR from the exons GTCGCCACACTCCATACTCTAGTGGTGGCCAGGCCCATTATAAAAGGCTGAAGAGGATTAACCAGTCTGGCTCCCCTCGGGGCCCATATCTCGTAAGCTCACCTCAGACATATTCACAGAAACGCTTTATGACTCGTACAGAAAGGATTGTCAACCTCTCTACAAAGACTGCTCATGCTAGTGAATGTGTAGTGACACCagaaaagagaataattaaGAGTAGTCCATCACCTCAGAGCACCAAGAGACCATTTATTGCCGTGAACAGTGTTGAGCGTGTCAAAGTGTCATTTTCATCTCGCCCCAGTGATCAAGATGCAGACACACCCCAGAACACCAAGAGGCCATATATTGCAGTCAAGACTGATGAGTGTCCGTCACACCTCAGTGATAGAGATGTGGATGTTTTTGATGGCAAAAGTAAACACAATGATGAGAATGATCCATATAATTTTAGCTCCAGTCTTGATTATGATACCTGTGACAAAAGAGCCAAGCGAGATGATAAGAATTCCATCTTTTCAAGGACAAGTGCCGTGAAGTCATATCCCAGCAAAAAGAAGCAGGTTGATGTCTCTCGATCAAGACTCCTGGCAGATGTTTCTCCAGACAAGGTGGAGAAGGGTTATGGGCCCAACTATAAATCTGGggcagaaaaggaaaatgtgcCTGCAGAGACAACAAGAGAGTTAGTGTCCTCACCTGAATCTGCCACCAAGAGGCCACTTGTTGCAGCCAAGACTGATGAGTGCACCAAAGTGTCATTTCCATCACACCCCAGTGATCGAGATGCAGTTACTTTTGATGGCAAGAAGAAAGTTAGCGACGAGAATGACCCATATAATTTTTGCTCTAGTCTTGATTCTGATACTTCTGACAAAAGAGCCAAGCCAGATATTGACAAGGAGAACAGCATCTTTTCAAGGACAAGTGCCGTGAAGTCGTATCCCAGCAAGAAGAAGCAGGTTGATGTTTCCCGATCAAGACTCCTGGCAGATATTTCTCcagagaaggtggagaaggctTACGGGCCCAACTACAAGTCTGAGGCAGAAAAGGAGAATGTGCCAGcagagacaacaacaacaacaacaggggaCTTATTGGCTGCACCTGAACCTACCACCACCCTACCACATCTCATTGG ATTTCCTAACTATGGCAATACCTGTTACCTGAATTCAGTGGTTCAAGCACTGTTTGGATTGTCGCCCTTTGTTGGGGACTTGCAGATGGTGTCTTCCCAGCTCAACTTGcccaccacctccctctcctcaggTCTCAATCAAGTTCTAGCTACTCGCAAAAAGGGTCAAGTAGCATTGGTGAAGCAATCATTGAA GACAGTAAAGGAGAATCTTGTGCGTGTTGATGGATCCTTCTCTGGGTTTAAAATGCAGGATGCTAATGAGTTTTTGACTCGTATCCTGGATACAATAAAGGACGAAATTGACCGCAGCCACATGACAACTCCAAGTCCTGATCGCTCCCTTACCTCTAAAGATGAAGATTTTGATGAAGCATTGTTCCCTGCTATCCCAAGGTGCCAAAAACTCTTGAATACAGTTGAAAATAATTTTGAAAGTGAAGTGAACATCCACTCCAAAGACAAGAGTCCAGCAGTCAACAGGAAAGATGTCGACCAGGTGCAAGTGGCACAGAAGGCGTCTTTAGGGCAGGAGACTTCTCTTGCTGAATTGGTGTCAACAGAGCCCGAAGCTGAGAGTGAACATATGCCCCTGAGTCTTGCACAGTCCATTACCCCAAGTAAACAGTGTGGTGAAGATAGCTTGCCCAGAAATCCAATTAAGGATAATTTTGAGTTCCAACTCTTTGAGTCCTACAGGTGCCTTGG GTGCAATgaagtggaggggaagaaaCAAGAATATTTTGGGCTCTATGTAAACTTAccagaggaaaataatgaaagcatTCAAGATGCCTTATCAACCTGCATGggtgaagatgaaagagagcTCAAATGTGAGAAGTGTGGCCACAATCGCTCCTCTGTAGTGACTTCAGTTACCAGACTACCAAG AATACTCATTGTGCAGCTAAAAAGATACGAGTACAAAGCAGACCAGGGAGAAAGCATCAAGAGGTCATGGAGGGTTCCCATCACACGCTGGCTCAATTTAGATGATTATGTTTGTGATGTCACACCACCATCATTGTGGAGTCCACAGTCTGGAAG CATTACTCCTCGAGCCAGCAAGCAGACCACCCTCACTGTGCGCAACCTGTCTTCTGAGCTGAATGTGTGTGAGGGACGTAAGGAGCAAGAAGAACCTCCTGCATGTTCCCCAAGTATTACCAGACCTGCCGAAAATCCTATTCCTGTCCCTTCATCTgataaagaagatgaggaacttcag GAAGTGATGCGGCGAAGTATGGACGACTTTGGAGGCAgtagggaagaggatgaaatcCAACAAGCTATTAGACTTTCCTTACAAGATCTTGGTATGAGCTACACTCATGAGAACCAGAACCAGACTAGTGAGGATCAG GTTGAGGAAGATGAAGCTCATACGGTGCATTCAGAAGAGGAAGTCAGCAGTCACCATCATGCATTCCGTCTCATGAGTGTTATCAGTCACTTTGGATGTACCACAAATACTG GCCATTATGTAGCAGATGTCTACAACTGTGAGGAGAAGAGCTGGTTCCATTATGATGACGAAGCTGTCTCCAAAATACCTGAGAGTGTGGTATTAGCAGAAGGGAGACAAAAGAAtggatacatttttttctacgtCCACAA GGACATCTTccaagagatagagaagaaagcTGGCCTTCACAGATAA
- the LOC135090600 gene encoding venom protease-like, with product MEKLCVLLLVVTAEAQVIFPGEDASSTAAPKPAVINPSDNRNIVPADHRIYFPGEVIPRAPATITTTTTTTTTTRPSGGELQPVRIPSPSPSPTHSPVSSHNQSMPLNVSSSIIPNECGTSIFDSRIVGGTVTEPGEWPWLAAMGRKSRGRFINSCGASLFTVRHVLSAEHCFTVPIKPDTVRLGEYDFTRSDDVPDTQDFGILESHSRDYNMQTYENDIVIVVLDRDVVFTDYIRPVCLPFNERENDFANERLIIAGWGKTDYETSSYSNVPLDASVPVVDREQCAQSYMRAGRRRVKPVVDKRQLCAGDGTKDSCSGDSGGPLHYLSLNDGRYYIVGIVSFGLECANADYPGVYTRVTTFLDWIMDIVQ from the exons ATGGAGAAGCTTTGCGTCCTCCTGCTGGTCGTCACAGCGGAGGCACAAG TTATATTCCCTGGTGAGGACGCCAGCTCCACCGCCGCGCCAAAGCCTGCAGTAATCAACCCTTCTGACAACCGCAACATTGTTCCTGCAGATCATA GGATATATTTTCCGGGTGAAGTAATCCCCCGAGCCcctgccaccatcactactaccaccaccaccactaccaccacaaggCCTTCAGGCGGCGAGCTTCAACCTGTTCGCATCCCTAGTCCCAGCCCTAGTCCTACCCACAGCCCTGTTTCCAGCCACAACCAGAGCATGCCACTGAATGTTAGCTCGTCTATCATTCCTAACGAGTGCGGCACATCGATCTTTGACAGTCGGATCGTTGGTGGAACAGTCACAGAG CCCGGGGAGTGGCCATGGCTGGCAGCGATGGGCAGGAAGAGCAGAGGAAGATTCATCAATTCTTGCGGcgcctctctcttcactgttcGCCACGTCCTGAGCGCTGAACACTGCTTCACTGTTCCTATCAAGCC AGACACAGTGAGATTGGGAGAGTATGACTTCACGCGCTCTGATGACGTGCCGGACACTCAAGACTTCGGCATCCTGGAGAGCCACAGCAGGGATTACAACATGCAGACGTATGAGAATGACATTGTCATTGTCGTCCTGGACCGCGATGTTGTGTTTACAg ATTACATTCGGCCGGTTTGTCTTCCATTCAACGAACGTGAGAACGATTTCGCAAACGAGCGCCTGATAATAGCTGGCTGGGGGAAGACAGACTATG AGACCTCAAGCTACTCGAACGTGCCCCTTGATGCTAGCGTGCCGGTGGTGGACAGAGAACAGTGCGCCCAGAGTTACATGCGAGCTGGGAGGCGACGCGTGAAACCTGTGGTGGATAAGAGGCAATTGTGTGCTGGTGATGGGACGAAGGATTCCTGCAGT GGTGACAGCGGCGGTCCTCTGCACTACCTGTCCCTTAACGACGGCCGGTACTACATTGTGGGAATAGTGTCCTTCGGGCTCGAGTGTGCCAATGCTGATTACCCCGGGGTGTACACGCGAGTCACCACCTTCCTGGACTGGATCATGGACATCGTGCAATAA